Proteins encoded together in one Ipomoea triloba cultivar NCNSP0323 chromosome 4, ASM357664v1 window:
- the LOC116016284 gene encoding 26S proteasome non-ATPase regulatory subunit 1 homolog A-like translates to MASTATMVSSAGGLLAMLNESHPELKLHALTNLNTFVDYFWPEISTSVPVIESLYEDEEFDQRQLAALLVSKVFYYLGDLNDSLSYALGAGPLFDVSEESDYVHTLLAKALDEYASRKTKAAESNDEAADVDPRMEAIVERMLDKCIVDGKYQQAIGMAIECRRLDKVAEAIVRSDNLDAALTYCSNLSHNYVNRREFRREVLRLLVDVYQKSASPNYLSICQWLMFLDKPNDAAAILEKLLRSDNRNDALMAFQIAFELVESENQVFLLSVRDQLSSPKLQPSEPVQSSSTDPGTAQTGNTDAHEDAQMMDDSQVSSRDASIVDPKEATYAERLAKIKGILSGETAIQLTLQFLYSHNKSDLLILKTIKQSVEMRNSVCHSATIYANAIMHAGTTVDTFLRENLDWLSRATNWAKFSATAGLGVIHSGHLQQGRSLMAPYLPQSGAGGGGSPYSEGGALYALGLIHANHGEGIKLFLRDSLRSTNVEVIQHGACLGLGLAALGTADEDIYDDIKSVLYTDSAVAGEAAGLGMGLLMVGTASEKAGEMLAYAHETQHEKIIRGLALGIALTVYGREEEADTLIEQMTRDQDPILRYGGMYALALAYRGTANNKAIRQLLHFAVSDVSDDVRRTAVLALGFVLYSEPEQTPRIVSLLSESYNPHVRYGAALAVGISCAGTGLSEAISLLEPLTSDVVDFVRQGALIAMAMVMVQISEASDSRVGTFRRQLEKIILDKHEDTMSKMGAILASGILDAGGRNVTIKLLSKTKHDKITAIVGLAVFSQFWYWYPLIYFISLSFSPTAFIGLNYDLKVPMFEFMSHAKPSLFEYPKPTTVPTTTSAVKLPTAVLSTSARAKARASKKEAEKANAEKISGADSSSTGTSSLKGKSTDRDGESMQVDIPAEKKTEPEPSFEILTNPARVVPAQEKYIKFLEDSRYVPMKSSPSGFVLLKDLRPEEPEVLSLTDAPSTTSNAAGGSVTAQQGSASAMNVDDEPQPPPAFEYTS, encoded by the exons ATGGCATCGACGGCGACGATGGTGTCCTCAGCTGGAGGACTATTGGCGATGCTCAACGAGAGCCACCCGGAGCTCAAACTCCATGCGCTCACTAATCTCAACACATTTGTCGATTACTTCTGGCCAGAGATCTCTACCTCTGTCCCCGTCAT AGAAAGTTTGTATGAGGATGAGGAATTTGATCAGAGACAACTTGCTGCATTACTTGTTTCTAAG GTCTTCTATTATTTGGGAGATCTTAATGATTCATTATCTTATGCCCTTGGGGCCGGCCCTCTATTTGATGTTTCTGAGGAGTCTGATTATGTCCATACTCTTCTTG CTAAAGCGCTAGATGAATATGCTAGTAGAAAGACTAAGGCTGCTGAGTCAAATGATGAGGCAGCTGATGTGGATCCTAGGATGGAGGCCATTGTGGAAAGAATGCTTGATAA GTGCATAGTGGATGGAAAATATCAACAGGCCATTGGAATGGCAATAGAGTGCCGGAGGTTAGATAAAGTTGCTGAAGCAATTGTAAGGAGTGATAATCTTGATGCAGCTTTGACGTATTGCAGTAATTTGTCCCACAACTATGTTAACCGTAGGGAATTTAGACGTGAG GTGCTCCGACTCCTTGTTGATGTGTACCAGAAGTCAGCATCTCCCAATTATTTGAGCATTTGTCAGTGGCTTATGTTCCTGGATAAACCAAATGATGCTGCAGCCATATTAGAGAAACTTCTGCGCTCAGATAATAGGAATGATGCTTTGATGGCATTTCAAATAGCTTTTGAGCTTGTAGAGAGTGAAAATCAAGTTTTTCTACTCAGTGTGAGAGACCAACTTTCTAGTCCCAAGCTACAACCTTCAGAACCTGTACAATCCAGTTCCACTGATCCAGGCACAGCACAGACTGGAAATACCGATGCCCATGAGGATGCTCAGATGATGGATGATTCCCAAGTGTCAAGCAGGGATGCATCAATTGTGGATCCGAAGGAAGCAACTTATGCAGAGAGGTTGGCAAAAATCAAAGGCATTTTATCTGGAGAAACTGCAATACAGTTGACCTTGCAGTTCTTGTATAGCCATAATAA ATCGGATCTCCTTATTCTGAAGACAATTAAGCAGTCTGTTGAGATGAGAAACAGTGTTTGCCACAGTGCAACAATATATGCGAATGCAATTATGCATGCTGGAACAACTGTTGACACATTCCTTAGAGAAAATCTG GACTGGCTCAGCAGGGCAACCAATTGGGCCAAATTTAGTGCAACAGCTGGATTAGGTGTTATTCACAGTGGTCACTTGCAGCAGGGCAGATCCTTGATGGCCCCTTACTTGCCACAGAGTGGGGCTGGTGGAGGTGGCAGTCCATATTCGGAAGGTGGTGCTTTGTATGCTCTTGGGTTAATCCATGCCAATCATGGGGAAGGAATCAAGCTGTTTCTTCGGGATAGCTTGCGGAGCACAAATGTTGAG GTTATTCAGCATGGTGCCTGTTTAGGTCTTGGGCTTGCTGCCTTGGGCACTGCAGATGAAGACATCTATGATGACATAAAGAGTGTGCTTTACACTGACAGTGCTGTTGCTGGCGAAGCTGCTGGATTAGGCATGGGCTTACTGATGGTTGGAACTGCAAGTGAGAAGGCAGGCGAGATGCTTGCTTATGCTCATGAGACACAGCATGAGAAGATTATCCG GGGTCTAGCATTGGGGATTGCCCTCACTGTTTATGGAAGAGAGGAAGAAGCTGATACACTTATTGAGCAAATGACTCGGGATCAAGACCCAATATTGCGCTATGGTGGTATGTATGCTTTGGCACTGGCATACAGAGGAACAGCGAATAATAAGGCCATCCGCCAGTTGCTACATTTTGCTGTATCGGATGTCAGTGATGATGTCAGGCGAACTGCTGTTTTGGCtcttggatttgttctttattctGAACCAGAGCAG ACGCCTCGTATTGTTTCTCTGCTATCCGAATCTTACAATCCTCATGTCCGATATGGTGCTGCATTGGCAGTAGGCATTTCTTGTGCTGGTACTGGCCTTAGTGAAGCCATCTCACTACTAGAGCCTTTGACGTCCGATGTTGTTGATTTTGTTCGTCAGGGCGCTCTTATAGCAATGGCTATGGTAATGGTTCAGATCAGTGAAGCAAGTGATTCACGAGTTGGTACATTCAG GCGGCAATTGGAGAAAATTATTCTGGATAAGCATGAAGATACCATGAGCAAAATGGGTGCTATTTTGGCCTCAGGAATACTCGATGCTGGGGGAAGAAATGTGACCATAAAGTTACTTTCAAAGACGAAACATGATAAGATCACTGCAATTGTTGGACTTGCTGTTTTTAGCCAGTTTTGGTACTGGTATCCGCTTATATATTTCATCAGCTTGTCATTCTCACCCACTGCTTTTATTGGTCTAAATTATGACCTCAAGGTCCCAATGTTTGAGTTCATGTCTCATGCCAAACCCTCACTATTTGAGTATCCCAAACCAACTACTGTACCCACCACAACATCTGCAGTAAAACTCCCCACTGCAGTTTTGTCAACCTCTGCAAGAGCAAAGGCCAGGGCTAGCAAGAAAGAAGCAGAGAAAGCAAATGCTGAGAAGATTTCTGGAGCTGACTCATCCTCAACTGGTACAAGTTCTTTAAAGGGGAAGTCCACTGACAGGGATGGAGAATCCATGCAG GTGGATATTCCTGCAGAAAAGAAAACAGAACCGGAGCCATCTTTTGAAATCTTGACGAATCCTGCTAGGGTGGTTCCAGCACAAGAGAAATACATCAAATTTTTGGAAGATAGCAGATATGTGCCAATGAAGTCTTCCCCTTCAGGGTTTGTATTACTAAAGGATCTTAGGCCTGAAGAACCTGAAGTCTTGTCACTTACTGATGCACCCTCGACAACATCAAATGCTGCCGGTGGATCTGTAACTGCACAACAGGGCTCAGCCTCTGCCATGAACGTTGACGATGAGCCTCAGCCACCACCAGCCTTTGAATACACATCATGA
- the LOC116015715 gene encoding 26S proteasome non-ATPase regulatory subunit 1 homolog A-like, giving the protein MASTATMVSSAGGLLAMLNESHPELKLHALTNLNTFVDYFWPEISTSVPVIESLYEDEEFDQRQLAALLVSKVFYYLGDLNDSLSYALGAGPLFDVSEESDYVHTLLAKALDEYASRKTKAAESNDEAADVDPRMEAIVERMLDKCIVDGKYQQAIGMAIECRRLDKVAEAIVRSDNLDAALTYCSNLSHNYVNRREFRREVWLLNTFITPLPIQSXNALTHIKMHQHM; this is encoded by the exons ATGGCATCGACGGCGACGATGGTGTCCTCAGCTGGAGGACTATTGGCGATGCTCAACGAGAGCCACCCGGAGCTCAAACTCCATGCGCTCACTAATCTCAACACATTTGTCGATTACTTCTGGCCAGAGATCTCTACCTCTGTCCCCGTCAT AGAAAGTTTGTATGAGGATGAGGAATTTGATCAGAGACAACTTGCTGCATTACTTGTTTCTAAG GTCTTCTATTATTTGGGAGATCTTAATGATTCATTATCTTATGCCCTTGGGGCCGGCCCTCTATTTGATGTTTCTGAGGAGTCTGATTATGTCCATACTCTTCTTG CTAAAGCGCTAGATGAATATGCTAGTAGAAAGACTAAGGCTGCTGAGTCAAATGATGAGGCAGCTGATGTGGATCCTAGGATGGAGGCCATTGTGGAAAGAATGCTTGATAA GTGCATAGTGGATGGAAAATATCAACAGGCCATTGGAATGGCAATAGAGTGCCGGAGGTTAGATAAAGTTGCTGAAGCAATTGTAAGGAGTGATAATCTTGATGCAGCTTTGACGTATTGCAGTAATTTGTCCCACAACTATGTTAACCGTAGGGAATTTAGACGTGAGGTATGGTTACTTAATACTTTTATAACCCCCCTGCCAATCCAAAGTNCAAATGCACTAACTCACAtaaaaatgcaccaacatatgtaa